One genomic window of Solanum stenotomum isolate F172 chromosome 9, ASM1918654v1, whole genome shotgun sequence includes the following:
- the LOC125876970 gene encoding uncharacterized protein LOC125876970 — MLGKLMPWSRMAPRHSRLISRRSHGKVIFIVLLILVPILLFGIYLHFHKISYFFRPLWDKPPPPFEHLPHYYAENVSMDNLCRLHGWTLRPEPRRVFDGIIFSNELDLLEVRWRELYPYVTKFVILEANTTFTGLPKPLYFSDHRERFAFAEDKIVHGVFPGRIASPELHEDPFKLEGQQRIAMNRLLHAAGIFEDDLLIMSDTDEIPSHHTIKLLQWCDGMPPVMHLELRHYMYSFEFPVDYSSWRASVHIYNRWTKYRHSRQTDVILSDAGWHCSFCFRNLQDFVFKMTGYSHADRVRRTNFLKYSRIQKLICEGADLYDMLPEEYSFQDLIKKMGSIPRSASAVHLPTHVIENADKFRFLLPGGCQRSPR; from the coding sequence ATGTTAGGCAAACTTATGCCGTGGTCTCGGATGGCCCCAAGACATTCTCGCCTTATCTCCAGACGATCTCATGGAAAAGTGATTTTTATCGTGCTCTTGATACTAGTACCGATTTTGCTCTTTGGCATTTACCTCCATTTCCATAAGATCTCCTATTTCTTCCGTCCACTTTGGGACAAACCTCCACCTCCATTTGAGCATTTGCCACATTATTATGCTGAAAATGTTTCTATGGATAATCTTTGTCGCCTACATGGATGGACTCTACGTCCTGAACCACGTCGTGTATTTGATGGGATCATATTCAGCAATGAGCTAGACTTGCTTGAAGTAAGGTGGCGTGAGCTCTATCCCTATGTTACGAAATTTGTCATCTTGGAAGCCAACACTACTTTTACTGGACTTCCAAAGCCATTGTACTTCTCTGATCATCGGGAACGATTTGCATTTGCTGAGGATAAGATTGTACATGGTGTATTTCCTGGCCGGATTGCATCCCCTGAGTTACATGAAGATCCGTTTAAACTAGAAGGACAACAACGCATTGCAATGAACAGGTTACTTCATGCTGCTGGTATCTTTGAAGATGACCTTCTCATTATGTCAGATACCGATGAAATCCCAAGCCACCACACTATTAAACTTCTTCAGTGGTGTGACGGTATGCCTCCCGTGATGCATCTTGAACTTAGACATTACATGTACTCTTTCGAGTTCCCTGTGGACTATAGTAGCTGGCGCGCCAGTGTTCACATTTACAACAGGTGGACGAAATATAGACATTCCCGCCAAACAGATGTTATACTTTCTGATGCAGGGTGGCATTGCAGCTTTTGCTTCCGGAATCTGCAAGATTTCGTATTCAAAATGACTGGTTACAGTCACGCAGACAGAGTTCGACGTACAAACTTCCTAAAGTATTCTAGGATTCAGAAGCTAATATGTGAGGGAGCTGATCTTTATGACATGTTACCTGAGGAGTATTCTTTTCAAGATTTGATCAAGAAAATGGGATCAATACCTCGATCAGCATCCGCGGTTCATCTTCCAACGCATGTCATTGAAAACGCAGATAAATTCCGATTCCTTCTCCCAGGAGGTTGTCAGCGATCACCACGATGA
- the LOC125876328 gene encoding auxin-responsive protein IAA20-like, translating to MMELQLGLALCGNSTKGYNLDDFNSNNNIKKGRSSEILDVQDENDVKVLQTLPLLVWDNDNDDQNNEHKRKDGDEDGVVGWPPINSLRKKLCHQSRRGTMNYVTVENGGVGGGSGGRGSIYKYVKVKMEGVGIARKIDLSLFHSYNTLTDTLISMFGKSKENGDVYKLTYQDKEGDWLLAGDVPWRTFVGSVQRLKLIRDEDY from the exons ATGATGGAGCTTCAATTGGGGCTTGCTCTATGTGGAAATTCAACAAAAGGGTATAATCTTGATGACTTCAATTCGAATAACAATATCAAGAAAGGAAGATCAAGTGAAATTCTTGATGTTCAAGATGAAAATGATGTCAAAGTTCTTCAAACTTTGCCTTTGCTTGTTTGGGACAATGATAATGATGATCAAAACAATGAACATAAAAG AAAAGATGGTGATGAAGATGGGGTAGTGGGGTGGCCACCAATTAATTCATTAAGGAAGAAGCTCTGCCACCAGAGCCGGCGCGGCACGATGAATTATGTCACGGTGGAGAACGGCGGCGTTGGCGGCGGCAGTGGTGGCAGAGGATCAATATATAAGTATGTGAAAGTGAAAATGGAAGGAGTTGGAATTGCAAGAAAAATTGACTTGAGTCTTTTTCATTCTTACAACACACTTACTGACACCTTAATTTCCATGTTTGGAAAAA gTAAAGAAAATGGTGATGTTTATAAACTTACTTATCAGGATAAAGAAGGTGATTGGCTTCTTGCTGGTGATGTACCATGGAG GACTTTTGTTGGGTCAGTGCAGAGGCTAAAATTGATTAGAGATGAAGATTATTGA